The Rhizobium leguminosarum genome includes a region encoding these proteins:
- a CDS encoding cupredoxin domain-containing protein codes for MKTAIIALFLAALASPALASGSHAGGHGEAMAIGEPGKKAQATQTIRVSMKETDDGKMIFTPNTFKVRKGQTIVFSIKNAGELDHEFVLDQEDKIMEHKAVMEKFPEMEHDDPNAIRLAAGKSGEIIWKFTNDGTFKIACLVPGHYDAGMHGDVTVAKK; via the coding sequence ATGAAGACTGCAATTATCGCATTGTTCCTCGCGGCGCTCGCGTCTCCAGCCCTAGCCTCCGGTTCACATGCGGGTGGTCACGGCGAAGCCATGGCTATCGGTGAGCCTGGCAAAAAGGCGCAGGCCACCCAGACCATCCGCGTTTCCATGAAGGAGACGGACGACGGCAAGATGATCTTCACGCCGAACACCTTCAAGGTCCGCAAAGGTCAGACCATCGTCTTTTCCATCAAGAACGCGGGCGAGCTGGACCACGAGTTCGTCCTCGACCAGGAAGACAAGATCATGGAGCACAAGGCCGTGATGGAGAAGTTCCCGGAGATGGAACACGACGATCCGAACGCGATCCGTTTGGCCGCTGGAAAGTCCGGCGAGATCATCTGGAAGTTCACCAATGACGGCACGTTCAAGATCGCCTGCCTCGTTCCCGGTCACTACGACGCCGGAATGCATGGCGACGTAACCGTAGCCAAGAAGTGA
- a CDS encoding copper-binding protein: MRSVFTFAATAMVVIALASGAFAAEFTKATVKKVDAKAKKVTLIHEELKSLEMPAMTMVFRVKDDAMLEKLKEGASIEFVAERVEGKLTVTEIK; this comes from the coding sequence ATGAGATCAGTTTTCACATTCGCTGCCACCGCCATGGTCGTAATCGCCCTCGCCTCCGGCGCTTTCGCCGCCGAATTCACCAAGGCAACCGTCAAGAAAGTCGATGCGAAGGCAAAGAAGGTCACCCTCATTCATGAGGAACTGAAGTCTCTGGAAATGCCTGCCATGACCATGGTGTTTCGCGTCAAGGACGATGCAATGCTTGAGAAGCTCAAGGAAGGCGCGAGCATCGAGTTCGTCGCCGAGCGCGTCGAGGGCAAGCTGACCGTCACGGAAATCAAGTAG
- a CDS encoding adenylate/guanylate cyclase domain-containing protein, whose amino-acid sequence MTSSLSAQWDAAREIRSILLRFVAFAILLANLLLGGNEGAERMHIVVVISYFIFSVASVATARFLPNLSWLKTLFVVLDALLVALILYAHILGGPVTENHNLTTTSLVVAFILLNHVGLKQDRRLVLVFSGIVLVSWVAMLAITAARHHTADAMSLLAAFFNQDLGLTVSFGFTAFAIYLLARDHDRTRREALRADKRRLNLSRFFSPLVVADLQEGSSNLDLERRNAAIMFVDLRDFTSFAETAPARELALVLAEYRHLVSGTIFSYGGTVDKFIGDGVMAVFGQPTPTEDDADRALACALDLVDALNDWKNHSMLNGYPALNAGIGLHYGTVVGGVLNSGCHSEFTVIGDAVNVAQRLETLSKSLDAPLVVSSALMARLRKPVPSALWIPQSSVPLPGRRLPIDVWYLRREAGLNQAEDNSGYETGVMQTALQRSSFQSSPPGPSVCTG is encoded by the coding sequence ATGACATCTTCACTCAGCGCCCAGTGGGACGCCGCGCGGGAAATCCGTTCAATCCTTTTGCGATTTGTCGCTTTCGCCATCCTACTTGCCAACCTCCTGCTTGGTGGCAACGAGGGGGCGGAAAGGATGCACATTGTCGTCGTCATCAGCTACTTTATCTTCAGCGTCGCTTCGGTGGCGACCGCGCGGTTCCTGCCCAACCTCTCCTGGCTTAAGACGCTCTTTGTCGTTCTCGACGCGCTGCTGGTCGCCCTGATTTTGTATGCGCACATTCTTGGCGGACCGGTAACCGAAAACCACAACCTGACGACGACCAGCTTGGTGGTGGCGTTCATTCTGCTCAACCATGTCGGCCTGAAACAAGATCGTCGGCTCGTGCTTGTCTTCTCCGGCATCGTCCTAGTTTCCTGGGTAGCCATGCTGGCGATCACGGCCGCCAGACATCATACAGCCGACGCAATGTCGCTGCTTGCGGCATTCTTCAACCAGGACCTGGGCCTCACAGTAAGCTTTGGCTTTACAGCTTTCGCTATCTACTTGCTCGCGAGGGACCATGATCGCACCCGCAGGGAGGCCTTACGAGCCGACAAGCGGCGTCTCAATCTTTCGCGCTTCTTCTCACCGCTTGTGGTCGCGGACCTCCAGGAAGGCAGCTCAAACCTTGACCTTGAACGTCGCAACGCGGCGATCATGTTCGTCGACCTGCGGGATTTTACGAGTTTTGCCGAGACTGCGCCTGCGCGGGAACTGGCCCTGGTGCTGGCGGAATACCGCCACCTCGTCTCCGGCACCATCTTCAGCTATGGCGGGACCGTCGATAAGTTCATCGGTGACGGAGTGATGGCGGTCTTCGGCCAACCTACCCCGACAGAGGACGACGCAGATCGGGCCTTGGCATGCGCTCTCGACCTCGTCGATGCACTGAACGATTGGAAAAACCACAGCATGCTGAACGGCTACCCTGCCCTCAACGCAGGCATCGGCTTGCACTACGGCACGGTCGTCGGCGGGGTTCTGAACAGCGGATGCCACAGCGAGTTCACGGTGATCGGCGACGCTGTAAACGTCGCGCAGAGACTGGAGACCTTGTCCAAATCACTCGACGCCCCACTTGTCGTATCGTCTGCACTAATGGCCCGGCTGCGGAAGCCGGTTCCCTCCGCGCTTTGGATACCCCAGAGTTCAGTGCCGCTGCCGGGACGTCGCCTCCCGATAGATGTTTGGTATTTGCGCCGTGAAGCGGGTCTCAACCAGGCCGAGGACAATTCAGGCTACGAGACAGGAGTCATGCAGACTGCCCTCCAAAGATCGTCCTTCCAGTCATCCCCTCCCGGGCCTAGTGTGTGCACCGGGTAG
- a CDS encoding TniB family NTP-binding protein, translated as MDTRSATNTIAFAFQSMRIEHTFMKKAHLCFDGLRETRRQILNIGLGGYEAKCVTLFADTQSGKTTILKAYLEKNVVDRCYDVGLFSREVPRTLVAALQRVVVRVSVSGTSTLMSLLEDILRAYGDPRPETGNMGSKKHRIFRYMQEFRTELLIFDEMNHLRIGARGLYQSAEATRVHNVLKDFLLGGCPIVFVGTTEAQAKVLSDFQIRARCVKSLFLGPLVYGNTEHRRAFTEYCGMLGINLMRSGLFSERSNFLEDDIVPRLFEAAGGYFGHASNIVELAAHYAKDEGAKRVERCHLSAAADDYSVLNKLATRNPFEEELELADA; from the coding sequence ATGGACACCCGTTCAGCGACGAACACGATTGCGTTCGCTTTCCAGAGCATGAGGATCGAGCACACATTTATGAAGAAAGCGCATTTGTGTTTTGACGGCCTGCGCGAGACCCGCCGCCAGATTCTCAATATCGGGCTTGGGGGATACGAGGCCAAGTGCGTCACCCTTTTTGCCGACACACAGAGTGGCAAAACAACAATTTTGAAAGCTTATCTCGAAAAAAATGTGGTGGACAGGTGCTACGACGTCGGCCTTTTCAGTAGAGAGGTGCCGAGAACGCTGGTTGCTGCATTGCAGCGTGTGGTCGTCCGGGTTTCTGTGTCAGGCACGTCGACGTTGATGTCCCTTCTTGAAGATATACTCCGGGCCTACGGGGACCCAAGGCCAGAGACCGGCAATATGGGCTCGAAAAAGCATCGAATATTTCGGTACATGCAGGAGTTTCGGACAGAACTGCTTATCTTCGATGAAATGAACCACCTCAGGATCGGTGCGAGGGGGCTGTATCAGAGCGCAGAGGCCACCAGGGTCCATAATGTGCTGAAAGACTTTTTGCTGGGTGGTTGCCCTATTGTGTTTGTGGGAACGACCGAAGCGCAGGCGAAGGTTTTGAGTGACTTTCAGATTCGTGCCCGTTGCGTGAAATCGCTCTTTTTGGGGCCGTTGGTCTATGGGAATACCGAGCATCGGAGAGCCTTCACAGAATACTGTGGGATGTTGGGGATCAACCTCATGCGATCTGGGCTATTTTCGGAGCGAAGCAATTTTCTCGAAGACGACATCGTACCACGGCTGTTTGAGGCGGCCGGTGGCTATTTCGGTCACGCTAGTAACATCGTAGAATTGGCTGCTCACTACGCCAAGGACGAGGGCGCTAAGCGTGTGGAACGCTGCCATCTGAGCGCGGCTGCGGACGACTATTCGGTGCTCAACAAGCTGGCGACACGCAACCCGTTTGAAGAAGAGCTGGAGCTTGCCGATGCTTGA
- a CDS encoding DDE-type integrase/transposase/recombinase, which produces MYLRKKGSAVSRSKWEKWVYELGQQMVAYYWGDWKVKFIDAHKWFDVRFYQKIDALKAEIEAAGGEFDAALLDDGSYGNLTPTVLPSPGTAKWIEPPVNQTLTNWIYAARSHATVKSKWGIAPANRQLRGRGSSLKAVAPLEVLVLDATVGDIWAVEEVQIDGSVKIVLKRPYIVWAMDLYSRMVLGMVMTFEPPSVATLMACLREVMKPNVELIQRFGEAKGATDGFGLWQWLILDNALENIGVSLQLVGDVVGFQVDYAPIRTPEYKPWIERLIRTMNSHLHSLPGGIPYSPDILRAKKLDPRKGAQLRLKDIRALTDHKIIEYHLDEHDGIGMAPARRWNEGLIEFGRRTIDDARAMNLILGRYKSRTLTASGIEFDGHVFHDQAITTMLLNDLARRNRERGDGDQSATFRVHFFYDPMNVTSISVINEYTKEIVELPNSDEFYAATVVSFAFAAGERAKQALANKVFHSREERARFRAEYERELAAKLATDTHGEGKRTIRTIHGGPVLELQLVPGDRIVDDLIDPSISGMPKARNVPIKMALSSKTGDLIIPKGRKPSTKSKNPAKTSQVKAANDAGKAQVEEPVTASASDTTRSGGNAVDTEAMLDELDRLYNM; this is translated from the coding sequence TTGTATCTGCGCAAGAAAGGCAGCGCTGTATCACGCTCCAAATGGGAAAAGTGGGTGTACGAGCTGGGTCAGCAGATGGTCGCCTACTATTGGGGCGACTGGAAGGTGAAGTTCATCGATGCCCATAAGTGGTTCGATGTTCGGTTTTACCAGAAAATCGACGCCCTGAAGGCCGAAATTGAGGCTGCCGGAGGCGAATTCGACGCCGCTCTTTTGGACGACGGTTCGTATGGGAACCTAACTCCTACTGTTTTGCCTTCGCCTGGGACAGCCAAGTGGATCGAACCCCCGGTAAATCAAACCTTGACCAACTGGATTTACGCGGCGCGATCCCATGCCACCGTCAAATCCAAATGGGGTATTGCACCGGCTAATCGCCAGCTGAGAGGGCGGGGCTCCAGTCTGAAGGCTGTCGCGCCGTTGGAGGTGCTCGTTTTAGATGCGACGGTGGGCGACATCTGGGCTGTCGAGGAAGTTCAGATCGATGGCAGCGTCAAAATTGTCCTCAAGCGCCCGTACATAGTGTGGGCGATGGACCTTTATTCCCGCATGGTCCTAGGGATGGTCATGACGTTCGAGCCGCCGAGCGTTGCGACACTGATGGCATGCCTTCGTGAAGTCATGAAGCCTAACGTGGAATTGATCCAGCGTTTCGGTGAGGCCAAAGGTGCAACAGATGGTTTCGGGCTCTGGCAGTGGCTGATCCTTGACAACGCGTTGGAAAACATCGGTGTCAGCTTGCAGCTGGTCGGCGACGTCGTCGGCTTTCAAGTTGATTACGCTCCGATACGAACACCAGAATACAAACCATGGATCGAGCGGCTTATCAGAACGATGAATTCGCACCTTCATTCGTTGCCCGGCGGCATTCCATATTCGCCTGATATCCTGCGAGCCAAGAAGCTCGACCCTCGGAAGGGCGCACAGCTTCGATTAAAAGATATTCGTGCACTTACAGATCATAAGATCATCGAATATCACCTCGACGAACACGACGGTATTGGGATGGCCCCCGCCCGTCGTTGGAATGAAGGCCTGATCGAGTTTGGCCGTCGAACGATTGATGACGCCAGGGCGATGAACCTCATCCTGGGGCGCTACAAGAGCCGCACTTTGACTGCTTCCGGAATAGAGTTCGACGGTCACGTATTCCACGACCAGGCCATCACAACGATGTTGCTGAATGACTTGGCCCGCCGGAATCGGGAACGTGGAGATGGAGACCAGTCAGCCACGTTTCGAGTGCATTTCTTTTACGACCCGATGAACGTGACTTCGATATCGGTGATCAACGAGTACACCAAAGAAATCGTTGAATTGCCCAACAGTGATGAGTTTTATGCCGCCACCGTTGTTTCGTTTGCATTCGCGGCCGGGGAAAGGGCGAAACAAGCATTGGCCAATAAGGTTTTCCATTCGCGCGAAGAAAGAGCCCGTTTTCGTGCGGAGTACGAGCGCGAGCTTGCGGCCAAACTTGCCACCGACACCCATGGCGAGGGCAAGCGGACGATTCGGACCATCCATGGCGGCCCGGTGTTGGAACTCCAATTGGTCCCTGGTGACAGGATTGTCGATGACCTGATCGATCCGTCGATCTCGGGAATGCCGAAAGCTCGCAACGTTCCCATCAAGATGGCGCTTAGCTCCAAAACGGGCGACCTGATAATTCCAAAAGGTCGTAAACCATCAACGAAATCTAAAAATCCCGCGAAAACTTCGCAGGTTAAGGCTGCAAACGACGCTGGCAAAGCGCAAGTGGAAGAGCCGGTCACCGCCTCTGCGAGCGATACGACCCGATCTGGCGGCAATGCTGTTGATACCGAGGCAATGCTCGACGAACTCGACCGCCTTTACAATATGTAA